In the genome of Terriglobales bacterium, the window GGCGATGCGATTACCTTCGAAGGCCCACAACTCCTTAATGAGGCGATAGTCCAATTCTTTGTGCCACTTCCGTGTGAGAAAGGCGACAATCTCTTTTCTTCCATTCACAAACTCCGCGCGATTTCTCCAGCGTGAGTCCTCCGTGTAAGCCAGAGCTACTTTCTCAGGATCACGCGAGTTCCACGCGTCCTCCGCCAGGCGTATTTTCTGGATCGCAGTCTCGCGAGTAAATGGAGGCAGCGGTGGGCGTGACACAATCTCCACCGGAGCTTCGACAACTGCATTTTGTCCCGGACTCATGGCATCCTCCTTTTCAAGCTTATGAATTGTAATGCGTCGGCCATCGAGGCTGACAAGGCGGAAGTTACCAGAGTCGCAAGTGTTACGAATCCCTAGATGGAGGTATCCGGCGCGGCACGGCTTTGGCGGTATGACAGGGCTCAACAGGCTGTCAGGCTGGTTTTTTATGACCGTCGTGATTCCTCGCGCAGCAAAGGGTGGTCGTCAACAACTGAAAACGCCAATGGCAGGAACAGTCATTTGCTTTCTCTTGCTCGCGGATTCCGCGCAACAGTGCGCTCAGTTTCTGCAGTGGCCGTCTTTTTTGCGTAAAGCCTCGTCAACCAGCGCGGCCGGTTAGGAGGCTGAGATTCCAAACGCAACATGACCAGGCACTTTTAGCTCAACCTCAGTCCCACCTGCCGGACGGCTCAAAACTTTCAGCCTTGCTCCGATCTTCTCAGCACGCTCGCGCATTCCCGGAAGTCCCCAATGTCCATCGCGCCCAGATTGAACTACGTGCGACTTCACCCGGCCCTCGATCACTCCGAATTTGATCGGGCCACCCGCATCCGCGAGCGGCACTATCCTGAACTCAAACGGACTGGGCTGTCCACGCCGCAGGCCGCAACCTCAGAGCAGAGAGAGAGCGATAAGCAAAATCGAGATATTGCGCAAGCCGCGACTCATTTGACGTCATTTAGCCAGGTAGCGGCTCGATTGTAACGGGAAACGAAGTGGGAAGTGCGCTTTCAGCAGACCCAAGTGCCACTAGCGCTGCAGATGGAAGGTTAGGTAAATCGCGCTCAAAAACAGAATCAGCCAGCAGAGGGCAACCGATACTAGCAAACCGGCTACGCCCTGACGTGATTCAGGATCCAGATAGCGGATAGCAGACCAAACCTCTCCATCGGAAAAGGTCTCCTCATCAAGTGTTCGTCTTGCCTTCACTCTATGTCCTCAAGGTTGGTTGCAGTGGAGACGCCCGCCACGACGGGCGTCTCTACCATGCATCGTGTCCCACGCTATACCGCAGCTTCCGCCAATTCGGGAATCTCCCCGCTTCGTTCTCCCTCTTCGACCGAGCGTGCAACGTGTTTGCGCGCCACCAGCATGTAAATGGATGGCACTACAAACAGCGTGAACACCGTTCCGATGATCATGCCACTGACCAACATGATTCCGATGCTGTTACGAGCGCCGGCTCCCGGTCCCTTTGCCAGCACCAACGGAAAGTGGCCTACCACAGTGGCTGCGGTGGTCATGAGGATTGGGCGCAAGCGCGTCTCGGCTGCTTCAATGACCGCGGCCAGCTTGTCTCTACCTTGCTCCTGGAGATGATTGGCGAACTCCACGATCAGGATGCCGTTCTTGGAGACAAGACCAACCAAAGTAATCAGTCCGACCTCGCTATAGATGTTAAGTGTAGTGAACCCGAGGAACGAGAACATCAGCGCGCCCGATATGGCAAGAGGCACTGAACCCGCGAGGACGATGAACGGATCGCGGAAGCTCTCGAACTGCGCTGCCAGGACGAGGTAAATCAGAACCGCAGAGAGCAGGAACGTGCCAAGGAATTTGCTGCCTTCAACACGAAGTTGCCTCGATTCACCTGCGTAATCGACGGTGAATCCCTGCGGCAGGATCTTTTTCGCTTCGTCTTCGAGGAACCGCAACGCCTGATCGAGCGGAACCGGCGGAGGGATCACTCCCTGAATGCGCACGGCATTGAGCTGCTGGAACTTGTTTAGCTGCCGAGGCTCAGTCGTGGTTTTCAGTTTCGCGAACGTTGACAAGGGAACCAGCTGATCGTTCGAGCCCTTAACGTAAATCTGTGTCAGTTGTTCAGGCGTCAGCCGTTCCACGCGTTTCACTTGAGGAATGACCTTGTAACTCTGCCCCTGAATGCTGAACCGATTCACGTAATTTCCACCAAGCAGCGTGGAGAGGTCCTTGCCTGCCTGGCTGAGATCAACGCCTTGAGAGCGGAGTTTGTCGCGATCAAAAACAACTTCGGCCTGCGGTTGGTCAAACTTCAGATCTGAGTCGGCGTAAATGAACATGCCGCTCATAAACGCGCGCTTCACCAGCTCATTGGCGAACTGCGCAAGCTGCTGCGGCTCTGCCGAAGAGGCAATTACGAAGTCCACCGGAAAGTTTCCGCCGCCGGGCAGCGGAGGTGGCGTCAACGGAATTACGCGAACACCCGCGATTTTCGATAGTGGTCCGGTCGATTGGATCAGAAGCTGCTGAGCGGTCTTGTTGCGCTCGCTCCATGGCTTCGTCACCATACCGCCAAAACCGCCTGTGGGATCGGTGATCTGGAAGATGCTCTCGGCTTCAGGAAATGCGTGATAGACGT includes:
- a CDS encoding nuclear transport factor 2 family protein, which codes for MSPGQNAVVEAPVEIVSRPPLPPFTRETAIQKIRLAEDAWNSRDPEKVALAYTEDSRWRNRAEFVNGRKEIVAFLTRKWHKELDYRLIKELWAFEGNRIAVRFAYESHDDSGNWFRSYGNENWEFDEHGLMRLRYACINDLPIREADRKFSWPLGRRTDGHPGLSDLGL